cacaacaacaaccagTTTCCAGAACGCCGTAGCCTTAGGCGGAGACGTCGGAGGTTCAAACACAAACCATATCTATTCTCCGTGCTCCGACACCAGAATCCAAAGATCCGATGGATTCACATTCGGAATCGCATTCTCGTCtcgttcttctttcttcctcaatCAAACAGTTCTTCTCTCTCCCTGTGACCGTCGACTCACTCTCGCCGCCATGAATTCTCAGCTCTCTATCTTCCGTCCTAAGGTCGATGAGATCTCTCTCCTCTCCATCAACACCTCCGCTTTTTTCCCGGtaacaccacaaaaaaaaaaatctgagttcgtcaatatttttttttttgtttattaaaataaatcgaATTGGTTTAGTGAGTCAGATTAGGAAAATGTGAATTTAGTTTGACTTTGGTTTCTTTGAAGATTTACTAGTGTTGTTGACTTTACTCTAATTACGTACATGTCTCTGTCTACTAATAGTAAAAATGTTAGGTACAGACACTATATGTCTAATCATTAGTATTATGCAAATGTGCTTAAATTAGTGGTGAAGGTGTTTGTTTCCTCCTAAAtcatggtttgattttttttgttgatgtttaTAATCTCTCCTCTTCAGGACAACTATGGTGGATATATGGTGGCGTTTGCGGGTCGGAAATACGCGGCCAGGTCTATTCCGGCTTTTATTGCTAACAGCACTTTCATCGTTACCAGTTTTACTTTGGTAAGAAagaaacccttcttttttttttttttgtgtgtgtgtgtatgtcaTGATACCATGACTGAAGAAtctgaaaattatataattttatggtGTTTGAAGGTGATGGAGTTTCAGAAAGGTAGGCTTCAAAACCTGTATTGGAAGAGAGACGGGTGTGCGTCTTGCAAGGGGAATCAGAATTTTGTGTGTCTCAACAGGCAGGATTGTGCTATTAGAACACCGAGCTGTAAAGGCCATGGAGGTACGGTGGACTGTAGTCTCGGGATCCAGCTTGCGTTTTCCGGCACTGATAAACACTTGAGGGTTCTCAACTCGTGGTATGAAGTTGAGAATCTTAAGCAGTATTCTCTTTATGGTCTGTATTCGAACCTCAAGAGCTCTCTTACCAGTCAGTTCAACAGTTTCTTTTGAGCTTCTTCATGAGttctgtatttgtttgtttgtaccACGTAAGTTAATCTCTTTGGTGACTTTCTCTAATGGATTATCAACTGTAACACGAAACTGCAGCAATGGTTATGGTAGCAACTGGAATGTCCCTATTCTGGGCATATCAGGTTTGGTTTTAACCACTTGTTTTCAGAGTTAGTCCAAGGCTCGAGCCTATTAAGTTCAACTCAGATTTATAAAAGCAATAGATGCGTATTCGCAACACCATCAAATCAAATGTGTTCTTTTCTTCTCTATGAAACCCGCAGCTTTCAAGACAAAAACTCTGGCAGCTGTATTTATATACGAAAACGATTAAGACTAGTACTTCTGTAGTATTACATGACTGATTCCTATGACAGCACTTCATTTATCTTCTCAGGAACTCTGTCAATTATTTACCAGCATCATCTTGGGCTGTGTTTGCCTCATCTTGTGGCGTTTCTGATCCCACCGTTATCACACAAGTATATCCTTGAATCAAGACACTGAATATGTGCTTTTCCTTGATTGCTTTATTCTATTAAACTATGTTGATGAAGCAAGATTGGTGACACCGAAGTAAAGAGTCTTCTGGTTGAAAGCATTTATGGCATAGTCAACCTGAAGGTGACCCAATGGAGACTTGAACCGTAGCCCATACCCGAATCCATACCCAAACCCCGGCTTCCCTTGTCTCAGCGAAGGGTTTCCTGAAACCAATTCCGTAACAGCTTTATCATTTCCATGTCCCAA
The window above is part of the Camelina sativa cultivar DH55 unplaced genomic scaffold, Cs unpScaffold00727, whole genome shotgun sequence genome. Proteins encoded here:
- the LOC104773893 gene encoding uncharacterized protein LOC104773893, whose amino-acid sequence is MCSSKTLTHLISTVVILLITTTTSFQNAVALGGDVGGSNTNHIYSPCSDTRIQRSDGFTFGIAFSSRSSFFLNQTVLLSPCDRRLTLAAMNSQLSIFRPKVDEISLLSINTSAFFPDNYGGYMVAFAGRKYAARSIPAFIANSTFIVTSFTLVMEFQKGRLQNLYWKRDGCASCKGNQNFVCLNRQDCAIRTPSCKGHGGTVDCSLGIQLAFSGTDKHLRVLNSWYEVENLKQYSLYGLYSNLKSSLTSQFNSFF